A window of the Rhizobium brockwellii genome harbors these coding sequences:
- a CDS encoding ABC transporter ATP-binding protein, with protein sequence MNEAANTTPVLDCHELSCHFRSPFGPIRVLHDVSFSIPPRTTLGIVGESGAGKSMLVKTIMGIAPEGMKTSGRILVDGTDLSTLNETKRRAFLGRRFGMVFQNPMTSLNPFVRVGRQIEEASRFHLRLGKAQAKALAIELLASVGIPDAAECYGHYPHQFSGGMKQRIMIATALACQPDLLIADEATTALDVTVQKEILDLLQLIQQQRQMSMILVTHNLGIVAGRTDDILVLYGGHVVEYGPTDAVFSHPRHRYTEALLSAMPRMDQPAHTKLHTIPGRPPDLADPAPGCPFAPRCPAAEARCHVSMPPMTTSADGKHRFACYVPVQTGDAADAAVERRALS encoded by the coding sequence ATGAACGAGGCAGCGAACACCACCCCGGTCCTCGATTGTCACGAGCTGTCCTGTCATTTCAGGTCGCCGTTCGGGCCGATCCGCGTGCTGCATGACGTGAGCTTCAGCATCCCGCCGCGCACGACGCTCGGCATCGTCGGAGAATCCGGCGCGGGCAAATCCATGCTGGTCAAGACGATCATGGGCATTGCGCCGGAGGGCATGAAAACCAGCGGTCGCATCCTTGTCGACGGGACCGATCTCTCGACGCTTAACGAGACGAAACGCCGCGCCTTTCTCGGCCGCAGGTTCGGGATGGTTTTCCAGAACCCGATGACATCCCTCAACCCGTTCGTACGGGTGGGGCGGCAGATCGAAGAGGCGAGCCGCTTCCATCTGCGGCTTGGAAAGGCGCAGGCAAAGGCACTCGCGATCGAACTGCTGGCAAGCGTCGGCATTCCCGATGCCGCGGAATGTTACGGGCATTATCCGCATCAGTTTTCGGGCGGCATGAAGCAGAGGATCATGATCGCCACGGCACTTGCCTGCCAGCCGGATCTGCTGATCGCCGACGAGGCGACGACCGCGCTCGACGTGACGGTTCAGAAGGAAATTCTCGATCTGCTGCAGCTTATCCAGCAGCAGCGGCAGATGTCGATGATCCTGGTCACGCACAATCTGGGCATCGTCGCGGGACGCACCGACGACATCCTCGTGCTCTATGGCGGGCATGTCGTGGAATACGGCCCGACGGACGCCGTCTTTTCCCATCCGCGCCATCGCTATACCGAGGCTCTGCTTTCGGCGATGCCGCGCATGGACCAGCCGGCTCATACGAAATTGCACACGATCCCGGGCCGTCCGCCCGATCTCGCCGATCCCGCGCCGGGATGCCCGTTCGCACCGCGCTGTCCCGCCGCCGAGGCTCGCTGCCATGTCTCGATGCCGCCGATGACCACCAGTGCGGACGGCAAGCATCGCTTCGCCTGCTATGTGCCTGTTCAAACCGGCGATGCAGCCGACGCTGCGGTCGAAAGGAGGGCATTGTCATGA